In Rosa chinensis cultivar Old Blush chromosome 1, RchiOBHm-V2, whole genome shotgun sequence, a genomic segment contains:
- the LOC112180731 gene encoding uncharacterized protein LOC112180731, with protein sequence MLVTVFSSLLMSLHNKRRMKIQVFDIIRVMEYKADRQNITSVRDTENGRPQSKQSNHKKASSLQHSANHGLQSKNNEGTTAKCTKDDQNRIELLSWFEMGEELVAIAKLESKDPNVKVHHVPLGHECWKVWVLDVFEDIALYRPTREFGTLSMAQGRTIAWPIKYNRQV encoded by the exons AT GCTAGTAACAGTGTTCAGCAGTCTGCTAATGAGTTTGCACAATAAAAGGAGAATGAAAATCCAAGTGTTCGACATCATAAGAGTGATGGAATACAAAGCAGATCGACAAAATATTACTAGTGTTCGAGATACTGAAAATGGGAGGCCACAAAGCAAGCAAAGCAACCACAAGAAAGCTTCAAGTCTTCAACATTCTGCTAATCATGGGTTGCAAAGCAAAAACAACGAAGGTACAACGGCCAAATGTACAAAGGATGATCAGAATAGAATCGAATTGTTAAGTTGGTTTGAGATGGGTGAAGAGCTTGTTGCAATTgcaaaacttgaatcaaaggATCCAAATGTAAAGGTCCATCATGTGCCCCTTGGTCATGAATGCTGGAAAGTTTGGGTGCTGGATGTTTTTGAGGATATAGCTTTATATCGACCAACTAGGGAATTTGGAACACTGAGTATGGCTCAAGGAAGGACAATTGCATGGCCTATCAAGTACAACAGACAGGTGTAG
- the LOC112186610 gene encoding uncharacterized protein LOC112186610 isoform X3, with translation MWWRPQLHKIHKLHVINMRKGISKNRRRRCHDNNYRTIIDKVNIYIVKGLNHNLDQFYLIQFHLKLLILVRNPCDTKAVSDLKGYCKDRDITQTMQILSVLCRGHHWGSYSNQQQGSNSKQLWQDGYQIEVILLSISLVKMTERSKKKLMALTTNVMRDDSDKGLGLQVVKYLAAKYEELGCEVKWMGKPDKVI, from the exons ATGTGGTGGAGGCCACAGCTGCACAAAATTCATAAGCTTCATGTAATAAACATGAG GAAGGGAATCAGCAAAAACAGAAGAAGGAGATGCCATGACAACAATTATAGGACCATAATTGATAAGGTGAATATATACATTGTTAAG GGCCTGAACCATAATCTGGATCAATTTTACCTCATTCAGTTTCATTTGAAGTTATTGATTCTGGTGAGAAATCCGTGTGACACAAAAGCTGTATCTGATCTCAAAGGGTATTGTAAAGACAG GGATATTACCCAAACAATGCAAATCCTCTCCGTCTTATGCCGAGGACATCATTGGG gaaGTTATAGCAACCAGCAACAAGGATCAAATTCCAAGCAGCTATGGCAGGATGGATATCAGATTGAGGTCATCCTACTCTCA ATTAGCTTGGTAAAAATGACAGAGCGTAGCAAGAAAAAGTTGATGGCTTTGACCACTAATGTGATGAGAGATGATAGTGATAAG GGCCTTGGATTACAAGTTGTGAAATATTTGGCTGCCAAATATGAAGAGCTAGGGTGTGAAGTGAAATGGATGGGCAAGCCTGATAAGGTGATCTAG
- the LOC112186610 gene encoding uncharacterized protein LOC112186610 isoform X4, whose translation MWWRPQLHKIHKLHVINMRKGISKNRRRRCHDNNYRTIIDKVNIYIVKGLNHNLDQFYLIQFHLKLLILVRNPCDTKAVSDLKGYCKDRDITQTMQILSVLCRGHHWGSYSNQQQGSNSKQLWQDGYQIEISLVKMTERSKKKLMALTTNVMRDDSDKGLGLQVVKYLAAKYEELGCEVKWMGKPDKVI comes from the exons ATGTGGTGGAGGCCACAGCTGCACAAAATTCATAAGCTTCATGTAATAAACATGAG GAAGGGAATCAGCAAAAACAGAAGAAGGAGATGCCATGACAACAATTATAGGACCATAATTGATAAGGTGAATATATACATTGTTAAG GGCCTGAACCATAATCTGGATCAATTTTACCTCATTCAGTTTCATTTGAAGTTATTGATTCTGGTGAGAAATCCGTGTGACACAAAAGCTGTATCTGATCTCAAAGGGTATTGTAAAGACAG GGATATTACCCAAACAATGCAAATCCTCTCCGTCTTATGCCGAGGACATCATTGGG gaaGTTATAGCAACCAGCAACAAGGATCAAATTCCAAGCAGCTATGGCAGGATGGATATCAGATTGAG ATTAGCTTGGTAAAAATGACAGAGCGTAGCAAGAAAAAGTTGATGGCTTTGACCACTAATGTGATGAGAGATGATAGTGATAAG GGCCTTGGATTACAAGTTGTGAAATATTTGGCTGCCAAATATGAAGAGCTAGGGTGTGAAGTGAAATGGATGGGCAAGCCTGATAAGGTGATCTAG
- the LOC112186610 gene encoding uncharacterized protein LOC112186610 isoform X2 translates to MWWRPQLHKIHKLHVINMRKGISKNRRRRCHDNNYRTIIDKGLNHNLDQFYLIQFHLKLLILVRNPCDTKAVSDLKGYCKDRDITQTMQILSVLCRGHHWGSYSNQQQGSNSKQLWQDGYQIEVILLSVRFYISPFLFSILTTLIGGISLVKMTERSKKKLMALTTNVMRDDSDKGLGLQVVKYLAAKYEELGCEVKWMGKPDKVI, encoded by the exons ATGTGGTGGAGGCCACAGCTGCACAAAATTCATAAGCTTCATGTAATAAACATGAG GAAGGGAATCAGCAAAAACAGAAGAAGGAGATGCCATGACAACAATTATAGGACCATAATTGATAAG GGCCTGAACCATAATCTGGATCAATTTTACCTCATTCAGTTTCATTTGAAGTTATTGATTCTGGTGAGAAATCCGTGTGACACAAAAGCTGTATCTGATCTCAAAGGGTATTGTAAAGACAG GGATATTACCCAAACAATGCAAATCCTCTCCGTCTTATGCCGAGGACATCATTGGG gaaGTTATAGCAACCAGCAACAAGGATCAAATTCCAAGCAGCTATGGCAGGATGGATATCAGATTGAGGTCATCCTACTCTCAGTTAGATTCTATATCTCACCCTTCCTCTTCAGTATCCTTACTACCTTAATTGGAGGG ATTAGCTTGGTAAAAATGACAGAGCGTAGCAAGAAAAAGTTGATGGCTTTGACCACTAATGTGATGAGAGATGATAGTGATAAG GGCCTTGGATTACAAGTTGTGAAATATTTGGCTGCCAAATATGAAGAGCTAGGGTGTGAAGTGAAATGGATGGGCAAGCCTGATAAGGTGATCTAG
- the LOC112186610 gene encoding uncharacterized protein LOC112186610 isoform X1, with amino-acid sequence MWWRPQLHKIHKLHVINMRKGISKNRRRRCHDNNYRTIIDKVNIYIVKGLNHNLDQFYLIQFHLKLLILVRNPCDTKAVSDLKGYCKDRDITQTMQILSVLCRGHHWGSYSNQQQGSNSKQLWQDGYQIEVILLSVRFYISPFLFSILTTLIGGISLVKMTERSKKKLMALTTNVMRDDSDKGLGLQVVKYLAAKYEELGCEVKWMGKPDKVI; translated from the exons ATGTGGTGGAGGCCACAGCTGCACAAAATTCATAAGCTTCATGTAATAAACATGAG GAAGGGAATCAGCAAAAACAGAAGAAGGAGATGCCATGACAACAATTATAGGACCATAATTGATAAGGTGAATATATACATTGTTAAG GGCCTGAACCATAATCTGGATCAATTTTACCTCATTCAGTTTCATTTGAAGTTATTGATTCTGGTGAGAAATCCGTGTGACACAAAAGCTGTATCTGATCTCAAAGGGTATTGTAAAGACAG GGATATTACCCAAACAATGCAAATCCTCTCCGTCTTATGCCGAGGACATCATTGGG gaaGTTATAGCAACCAGCAACAAGGATCAAATTCCAAGCAGCTATGGCAGGATGGATATCAGATTGAGGTCATCCTACTCTCAGTTAGATTCTATATCTCACCCTTCCTCTTCAGTATCCTTACTACCTTAATTGGAGGG ATTAGCTTGGTAAAAATGACAGAGCGTAGCAAGAAAAAGTTGATGGCTTTGACCACTAATGTGATGAGAGATGATAGTGATAAG GGCCTTGGATTACAAGTTGTGAAATATTTGGCTGCCAAATATGAAGAGCTAGGGTGTGAAGTGAAATGGATGGGCAAGCCTGATAAGGTGATCTAG